In Holophagales bacterium, one DNA window encodes the following:
- the kduD gene encoding 2-dehydro-3-deoxy-D-gluconate 5-dehydrogenase KduD, translating into MLDRFKLDGRTAIVTGASRGLGQGIAVGLAEAGADVALVDRSDGAETRERIAALGRRCVTVQADLADHDAVRRIVDETVDKLGGIDILVNNAGLIRRAPLAEFTEADWDDVIDVNLRALFFLSQAVAKVMIAQRRGGKIVNIASLLSFQGGILVPSYTASKSAVLGLTRLLANELAPHGINVNAIAPGYMATDNTRALREDPVRHRAILERIPAGRWGAPEDLQGVAVFLASAASEYMHGYTIAVDGGWLAR; encoded by the coding sequence ATCCTGGATCGCTTCAAGCTCGACGGCAGGACCGCGATCGTCACCGGGGCTTCGCGGGGCCTCGGCCAGGGGATCGCCGTCGGACTCGCCGAAGCGGGGGCCGACGTGGCTCTCGTCGACCGCTCGGATGGCGCGGAGACGCGCGAGCGGATCGCCGCGCTCGGCCGCCGCTGCGTGACCGTGCAGGCCGACCTCGCCGACCACGACGCGGTCCGCCGGATCGTCGACGAGACGGTCGACAAGCTGGGCGGCATCGACATTCTGGTCAACAACGCGGGGCTGATCCGTCGCGCGCCTCTCGCCGAGTTCACCGAGGCGGACTGGGACGACGTGATCGACGTCAACCTGCGCGCCCTCTTCTTCCTCTCCCAGGCGGTCGCCAAGGTGATGATCGCGCAGCGCCGCGGCGGCAAGATCGTCAACATCGCCTCGCTGCTCAGCTTCCAGGGCGGCATCCTGGTGCCCTCGTACACGGCGTCGAAGAGCGCCGTCCTGGGGCTCACCCGGCTGCTCGCCAACGAGCTCGCTCCGCACGGCATCAACGTCAACGCGATCGCTCCGGGGTACATGGCCACCGACAACACCCGTGCCTTGCGCGAAGACCCGGTTCGCCACCGAGCGATCCTCGAGCGGATTCCCGCCGGGCGCTGGGGCGCTCCGGAAGACCTTCAGGGCGTGGCCGTCTTCCTCGCCTCGGCCGCATCGGAGTACATGCATGGCTACACCATCGCCGTCGACGGCGGTTGGCTGGCACGCTGA
- the kduI gene encoding 5-dehydro-4-deoxy-D-glucuronate isomerase, with product MNVRTTPDPVRLEQMSTTEIRQSFLVDTLFEPDRLCMVYSDADRAIVGSAVPATKALTLESAPELRAETFCERRELGILNIGGPGSVTVDGVEHSLAKRDGLYVGRGSRSITFASDSVAQPARYYLLSFPAHATHPTAAVPQSAAETVQLGSQEACNRRTLYKLIHPGGARSCQLVMGFTVLEPGSVWNTMPPHTHARRMEVYLYFDLAPDARVFHFMGRPEAIRPLVVADGQAVISPSWSIHCGVGTGAYTFCWGMGGENQAFDDMDLLTLDQLR from the coding sequence ATGAACGTCCGAACCACGCCCGACCCGGTCCGTCTCGAACAGATGAGCACGACGGAGATTCGCCAGAGCTTCCTCGTCGACACGCTCTTCGAGCCGGACCGCCTCTGCATGGTGTACAGCGACGCGGATCGCGCCATCGTCGGCTCGGCCGTCCCGGCGACGAAGGCGCTGACGCTGGAATCCGCCCCGGAGCTGCGAGCCGAGACGTTCTGCGAACGCCGCGAGCTCGGCATTCTCAACATCGGCGGGCCCGGATCCGTCACGGTCGACGGCGTCGAGCACTCCCTGGCCAAGCGGGACGGTCTCTACGTCGGCCGGGGAAGCCGCTCGATCACCTTCGCCAGTGACTCGGTCGCGCAGCCGGCCCGGTACTACCTCCTGAGCTTCCCCGCCCACGCCACCCATCCAACGGCTGCCGTTCCGCAGTCCGCGGCCGAGACCGTGCAATTGGGCAGCCAGGAGGCCTGCAACCGCCGGACCCTCTACAAGCTCATCCACCCGGGCGGCGCCCGGAGCTGCCAGCTCGTCATGGGCTTCACCGTCCTCGAGCCGGGAAGCGTCTGGAATACCATGCCACCGCACACCCACGCCCGCCGCATGGAGGTGTATCTCTATTTCGACCTGGCGCCGGACGCTCGCGTCTTCCACTTCATGGGTCGCCCGGAAGCCATTCGCCCTCTGGTCGTGGCCGACGGCCAGGCGGTGATCTCTCCGAGCTGGTCGATCCACTGCGGCGTCGGCACCGGCGCCTACACCTTCTGCTGGGGCATGGGCGGCGAGAACCAGGCCTTCGACGACATGGACCTCCTGACTCTCGACCAATTGAGGTGA
- a CDS encoding MFS transporter — MTSDREREPSDPAPPSTTGAAAVAAGPSRAVPSAEEGIGRYRWLICALLFFATTINYVDRQVIGVLAKELEKIIGWSEIEYGNITAAFQAAYALGLLLTGKLIDRFGVRVGYTVALTIWSLAGMITAFARTPLQFGLCRSLLGLGEAGNFPAAIKSVAEWFPKKERALATGIFNAGTNVGAVIAPPTVAWIFVQFGWQWAFVLTGAIGLVWLAFWLPIYRRPEEHPKVSAAELRHIQSDPPDPAGKTPWLRLIPYRQASAFAIAKFMTDPIWWFYLFWTPKFLSEKHHLDLSSIPLPLIVIYLIADVGSIGGGWLSSSLIKRGWQVSRARKTAMLLCALAVTPVVSVSRIESLWPAVLLIGLAAAAHQGWSANVFSTVSDTFPRQAVGSVVGIGGMAGSVGGIMLSVLTGAVLQTSPGDYTVNFVIAGSAYLVALAILHLMAPKLEVVDMGSPIEPRSLGPIVGFGFVGLVFGTFLAWLVGLVTLAGPAAVVGPALLGYLGWGAGLGAVVGAISGVAICNALARTESHAG; from the coding sequence GCTCATCTGCGCCCTGCTGTTCTTCGCCACCACGATCAACTACGTCGACCGCCAGGTCATCGGCGTCCTCGCCAAGGAGCTCGAGAAGATCATCGGCTGGTCCGAGATCGAGTACGGGAACATCACCGCGGCATTCCAGGCGGCCTACGCGCTGGGCCTCCTCCTCACCGGCAAGCTGATCGACCGTTTCGGCGTCCGGGTGGGATACACGGTGGCGCTGACGATCTGGAGCCTGGCGGGGATGATCACCGCCTTCGCCCGGACGCCCCTGCAGTTCGGGCTCTGCAGATCGCTGCTGGGGCTCGGCGAGGCCGGCAACTTCCCCGCCGCGATCAAGTCGGTCGCCGAGTGGTTCCCGAAGAAGGAGCGCGCGCTGGCCACCGGGATCTTCAACGCCGGAACCAACGTCGGCGCGGTGATCGCACCGCCCACCGTGGCGTGGATCTTCGTGCAGTTCGGCTGGCAATGGGCGTTCGTGCTCACCGGCGCCATCGGATTGGTGTGGCTCGCGTTCTGGCTGCCGATCTACCGCAGGCCGGAGGAGCACCCCAAGGTCTCGGCGGCTGAGTTGCGGCACATCCAGAGCGATCCGCCCGATCCGGCGGGCAAGACGCCCTGGCTCCGGCTGATCCCCTACCGGCAGGCGTCGGCCTTCGCGATCGCCAAGTTCATGACCGATCCGATCTGGTGGTTCTACCTCTTCTGGACGCCGAAGTTCCTCAGCGAGAAGCACCACCTCGATCTTTCGAGCATTCCGCTTCCCTTGATCGTCATCTACCTCATCGCCGACGTCGGCAGCATCGGCGGCGGGTGGCTCTCGTCGAGCCTCATCAAGCGGGGCTGGCAGGTGAGCCGTGCTCGCAAGACCGCCATGCTCCTCTGTGCGCTTGCCGTGACGCCGGTCGTCTCCGTCTCGCGGATCGAAAGCCTCTGGCCCGCGGTCCTGCTCATCGGGCTCGCGGCGGCGGCCCACCAGGGCTGGTCTGCCAACGTCTTCAGCACCGTCTCGGATACCTTCCCGCGCCAGGCGGTGGGCTCGGTCGTCGGGATTGGTGGAATGGCCGGCTCGGTCGGTGGGATCATGCTCTCCGTGCTGACCGGCGCCGTGCTCCAGACGAGCCCTGGCGACTACACGGTCAACTTCGTCATCGCCGGTTCCGCCTACCTGGTCGCGTTGGCGATCCTCCACCTGATGGCACCGAAGCTCGAGGTCGTCGACATGGGTTCACCGATCGAACCGAGGTCGCTCGGACCGATCGTCGGCTTCGGCTTCGTCGGCCTCGTCTTCGGAACCTTCCTCGCCTGGCTCGTCGGCCTCGTTACCCTGGCCGGCCCCGCTGCGGTCGTCGGTCCCGCCCTTCTCGGCTACCTGGGGTGGGGCGCCGGGCTCGGTGCGGTCGTCGGTGCGATCTCGGGAGTCGCGATCTGCAACGCCCTGGCGAGAACCGAAAGCCACGCCGGCTGA